Part of the Sporomusa termitida genome, GCCGGCAGTGCGTCGTTGGGGTCGGCCACATACTTAATCAAGGAAACAAATGAGGTAAACAACGTGCCGATAATAATGCCGGCCAGGATCATGATCAGAATCGTCTCACCTTTTTTTCCCAGCCAGAGGGTAATCAGGTAGGTTGCCGTCACGGCCAGTAAGCCAAAAGCAAAGGCCGCCAATTGAATGCCAACAGCATTGAGAGACAACAGAATTGCCAGGGCGGCACCAAAACTGGCACCGGCCGTCACTCCTAAAATTCCGGGGGAAACCATTGGATTGCGGAACATCCCCTGGTATGCGGCCCCGGAGGCGGATAAGGCTGCCCCCACCAGAATAGCGGCTGTAATTCTCGGCAACCTGATCTTCAGCATGATAATTTCCATATCCTCTGTCCAAAAAGGTGTCAGGTGAATGATTTTTGACAGAAGAATCCCCAACGCAATATCCGGGGCAATCGGATAGCGTCCTATCAGGAAAGACAAAAAAAATATAGCGACTAACACCATAATTAATAGGGAAAACTTTATTGACGCCACGGACTGCTCAGTTATTTTTGCCATGTTATCCCCTTCAATCCCCTACAACCGTTATGGACATACACCGGCGTCATCACAGTTGTTCAACTATCCTGACCGTTTGGCTGTTCATATCCGCGCCCATACCGGGCTGCCTGCTGTCTTTCTTCATTATTCGAGTTGAAAAACAACAGGTACAACAACCCAGGCCGGAACCGGCCTCCCACCTTGATAAGCCGGGCTGAACCGCCAGCGGCGCAGGCCGCTGACAGCCGACTGATCCACGCTGCGATAACCCGAACTCTGTACAATTGCCATATCGCCGACAGTTCCTTTTTCCAGGACTAAAACCCGGACACGTACCGTTCCCTCCCAGCCGCGCAGCCTGGCTTCTTCTGGATAGGGCGGCGGCGGACCTTCAATCACATAGGGAAGCCGGCCGGCCCCGCCATATGGTGAACTCCCCTGGGCGTCATGGCCGTGGCCGCTGTCAGACTGGCTGGCCGAACCAGTGCCATTGCCGGCCTGGCCTGCTTTTTCCTGCACCGGCATTTTTTCCTTTACAGCTTTAGGAGCAGCAGTGGGAGCAGTATCGGCAAAAACCGGAGCGGACTCTGGCGCAAGCCGGCTGATAGCAACTGGTGCAGGCCGGCTCGGCCGCGGATTGGGCGCGGCCGCTTGTACCGGCGCATCAGCGGGATCGTCCTCCACGTTATATTCACCCAATTCCACTTCTATCGGCAGCAGCGGTTCCGCCAAAGCCTCCGGTTTATCCCGCAAATAAAAAAAACTAATGCCGGCAACAAGCATCAGATGGACAGTTGCTGACAGGCAAAGTGCGATTCCCCAGCGTTTTTGCGTCATTGCAGCCACTTTTTATTTTTTACAGCCATTACTATTGGAACAATGTCAGCCGTGTTACTTATCATCGCCACTTCAGGTATCGGCATTTCCCCACCTCCGCAATGATCAGAATACCTATGCCAAACCCCTTCTGAGGGTTAATATAAAATGAAATCAAATGGAAAATTTACCATATTATACTTATTAAGTTATTACATAAACTAACATAAGTCAACAGATTTATCGAATTAAATTTATTTTTGTTACTTTTTATCTATTTTTGTTTGTTTTTTCATTGCTTTTCGGGGTCAGGCCTTACTGTTTACACTAATGATAAATATGATAGTATGGCCGCAAAAAGAGAAAGGCAGGATGTGTCCGGCTGGCAAGACGCCATCAGGGAATAACCATGTCCACCTGCTGAGATGAGTTGCAACAGAACCACTTTCTAAAATCATGACGGGGATTAGCAAAGCTACACCCAATATTATAATCGTAAATATGACAGAGTGGGAAACCCTGTTGACCAGTCAGCTTGCATGTCCGACTGGAAACAGCAGTATCGTGGATACAGAATTTATATTATCCATGCTTGCCAATAACAAAACGAAGGCGAACGAGAAGTATATGGAATATATGGGAGTAAAACTGCCGGAGATTCAGCAAGCCGAGACTTTTGAGCATCTATATACCCTGAGTATGAGCGGATTATTAGAGAGTACAACAAAGTCGTTGACAGAGATGAGCTGAAACACCTGGCAGAAAAGATTAGCAACAATTTGGAAGTGTAAGGCCTTAAGGCCTGACCCCGCATATACAAATTAGCCCCCGATAATAGACACTTATAAAAGTCCATTATCAGGGGCTTAGTTATATATACCCAAGCGATTTTGACAGTATGTAACCGCTTGCTACTCAGGCTGCGGTACTTCCATAACATCGAATAATGCTGCGGCCGGCCTGGACAGGAGAAATCCGGCAATTTCCTCTTTGAGCAGGGCCAGCCGCGTTGCCTCGGCGGCAGTCAGGGTGCCATCGTGGGTTTTATAGGCCAGGGTGATAAATTCCGCCGGCAGCAGCCCGTGTTTTAGCGAGTATATACGTTGCCTGTGATGATACGTAATTTCAAAATAATAGCGGCCGCCACAGCCGTCGGCGGCATCGGGCGCCGCTTTGGTACTGGCCGTCTGCGGATCAACAAGCATCGCGGCCCGCGATTTCGCCCGGGTGACCATTTCCAAACCATCAATAATCCCCGGACCCTGAACGCCAATCAGAATAGCAAATTTCTCCCGCGCCGGGGGCTCAGCCGGCGAAAGCTGGCTGAAGGCCAGCTCCAGCAGCTTAAAGGCCAGCGCCACCCCCCCGATAAACTCCCGCCCGTGATATTTGACCATATCCTGAAAGGTAATGGCAAGCACATCCTGGTGGTCTTTAACTAACAATACCGGCTCCATAGCTCCTCCTTTACGCTCATTCTATTAAATAGATGCTAACCTGGGTTGCAGCAAGCCGCACCGGTTAGATCCGGATAAAATCCGCTACATTTAATTCGCGGTCAAACCTGCTAAAAATGGCTGCCGCCGTTTGCGCCTGATTTTGATCAGGCTGCCGGCCGCCTGGCGTTTCTATATTGCTCAGATAAGCGCCCACTCCGGTCCCGCGGTCACAGCCGCCCGCACAGTTATAGACTTCGGTCAGCGTCGGCAAAGGATATTTTTTTGCCAGGGCCTGCTGGTAGTCGGCCAGAAACGGGTAAACTGAGCCGGTGCCGCTGATTTTTTGATAGCTCCCTGGCGGCAGATGGCCGGCCAGGCATTCGCAAATTCCGCCATAAGCACCGAGCGTCTGGCCGTTGCCTTCACCGGCATCAGTAAAATCCACCGGGTCATAGCGGTTCAGGTCAATGCCGGCCGCGTGGAGGTACTGTTGCAGGCGACCGATGGTGACACTGTATTCGATCCCGTACGGCTGCGGCCGGTTCAGGCGGATCTCGCCGCGTTTGGCAATACAGGGCGATAAGAAAGCCAGCTGCTCCCGGACGGCGGCATATTTTTTCAGATAGATAGCCGCACACTGGAGCGGGCTATAGACCGGCAATAAATGGGCCTGTAAGCGGGGGGCGTGTTTAATAATATAATTGTTGACGGCCGCACAGGGCGAGGAAATGTAGGGCGTGCCCCGATTGCGCCGCAGGATGTGGACATAGGCCCAGATCGTGATGTCAGCGCGCAGCAGGACATTGTAAAAGGCGGTAACCCCCAGGGTTTGCAAATAGCCGAACAGTCGCCGGTAAGCGGGAAAATGCCGTTGAACTGCCGGGGCCACCAGCAGGGCTAAGGGTTTACCGGCAGTTAATTCAGCCAGAAAGGCCTGAATATCATCCTGGTAATCAACCGCCTGATGCGGGCACCGCCGGAAACAGGCGCCGCAGGTAATGCAGTCCTGGCTGACAATCGGCTGTACCGACAAACAGCCGGGCCGGCTGCGGCCGCTGCTGAGCGGGCAGGCCTCGAGACAAAGCCGGCAGGTGCGGCACCGGTGGCCGGCAAGCGTGATTTCCGTCTGCCGCTGCGGCCGGGTCATAGCCCGGCTCGCCGCCCGTTGCCGCCCTGCCGTCTTGCTAATACCACAAAACATATGATTCCTCCTGTGACGCCGGTGATAAGCTGAGGCCAGCTCAGCATCATTTTGATCATGACTGCCAGGTTCGCCGGTATATTGACGAAGGTTAACAGCCAGGCCACGGCCACATACAGGCCGGCCATTTTAAGCCCGGCCGCCGCCGCAACCGCCAGCCAGCGATTGACCGGCAGCAGCACTTTATAACCGGCAATATAGAAGATATTGGCGGCAATCACCGGGATAATCAATACCGGCACCGGCAGGGCCTGCTGCAGACAGGCAATAACGGGGGCCGCAAGCCCCAGCAGCAGGGCCGCCTGCCAGCCGGCGGTTTCCACCGCCGCCAGCAGGCAGGCATTGACGGCACTGCCGATAACAAACATGGAGACAAAGGCCGGCACCGGCAGGAACAGGCGCAGGGACTGAAATATAAACATCAGCGCCAATAGCAAGGCGGCTCTTGTCATAGTGCGATACATGGTATCCTCCTGTTTCAGTGATACTTACGCCGGGTTACCCCGGCCGGCTGCTTAGAATTTCAGCCGGATTTCACTGTATACAAAGGCCCCCTGCAGGGACAGGTCCTCATCTTTCTTGTTGAGCAGGTTTTCCACCCCGACGCTGAAGGTGTAATTGGGGGTTAGCGCTTTTTCCAGGTTTAGGTTCCACAGGGAATAGGACTTATTCTTGCTGGCACCCGCACCGGCATCATACAGAAAATCGCCATAAAATTCGCACCAGAGACTGGCCCGGACCGAGTCGTGATCATCATAGGCCAGGCGGGAGGCCAGCTTATGGCGGGCCCGGTTTGTCAGCCGTGAATTGTTCTGGTCATCGGTGGCATCCAGGTTGGTATAATTGGCTGTCCACGCAAGGGTCGCCGACAAGGGATAGCTCAGCTCGGCCTCCACCCCCTGCAGGGTGGCCTTGTCGATATTTTGATAGGTAACTTGACTGCTGGACAGCCAGTCTTCTTCAATCATATTGTCAAGCTTGTTGACAAAATAGGTCAGCTTGCCGGTAGCCTTGCCCCAGTCCTGCTCCAGTGAGAGCTCATAGGAATTCGACTTTTCGGACCGGAGCTGATCGTTGCCAATTAAGGTTACAAAATCATCATTGCGTTTCACCGATGAGCTGATATAAAGCTGATTAGGGGTGGGAGTGCGGAAGCCCTTGGCAACGTTAAGCTTAAGCCGCGATTCCCCGCTGGCCTCGTAGGTGAGGCCCAGCTTGGGGCTGAGATTGCTTTCAAATCGATTGCTGTCGTCATAGCGGAGGGAGGAAACAGCCAGCAGCTTGGGCGACACCTGCCACTGGTCCTGAATATATAACGCGGAATAATCGAGATCAATGCCCGAACCTGTGAGAACCTTGCCGCCATGGTTCACAGAAAATATTTTCTGACCGGTTTTGACTGCGGTCCCGCGGAATTTTTCCGGCCGGTATTCACCGCCGTAGGTCAGGATATGCCGGTCTCCGGCCGCCCGGGTCAGGCGGGCTTCAAAACCGGGCAGGGTGCGATGAGAGTCGCCAAAATTCATGAACTGTCCGGATGCGGCATTATAGATATCACTTTTCTTATAATACTCGGATAAATAGGCCCGCAGAAAAACACTGTTGGTGGCCGTCTCCTGTTTGTTGTAGCTCAGTGAATAATCGTAGCGCTTATTCTGGTCATGAATTCTCATTCTGGTGTTTCCCGCCGGCGTTTCTTTATAAGCATACTCCTGCGTATCCTCACTCATATAGGCCGCGGTCAGGGTAATGGTTTCGTCTTCTGTCAGCCGGTAATCCACGCTGGTGCTGATATTCTCCCGCTCGCCATACGGCGCATAGGTAGTCCCGTTGCTTTTGAAAGAGGCGTTATTTTCTAAGCGGGAGCCGGATAGGGTCACCCCGGTTTTGCCCTGCAGCCCCGAATCATAGGTAAAATGATAGCGGTCTTTCCCGCCCCGGTCGCCGCGGCTGTTGGCTCCGTGGCCCAGGCTGGCACTGAAGGCCGGTGCGGCTGCCCGCTTAGTGATAATATTGACCACGCCGCCCATTGCATCGGTGCCGTACAGGGAGCTGACAGGCCCGCGCACAATCTCAATCCGCTCCACATTCGCCAGCGCGATCCGTTCCAGTTCATAGCTCTGGTCAATCTCCGAGGAAATCCGTTTGCCGTCAATGAGGATCATTGAGAACCACGACTCAAACCCCCGGATGGAAACGGCATCGCGGCCGGTTGAGCGGATCATGCTGACACCGGCGGCCGTACTGATAATATCTTTTAGCGTGTGCGCCCCCCGGGCATTAATATCCTCCCGGGTAATCACCTCAACAGAGGCCGGTACTGTTTTTTTCTTCATATCGGTCTTGGTTGCCGTAACCACGACCTCCTCCAGGGCAAATTCCTCAGGGTCCACCGCCTGCGCATAGGTAGGGGCTGCGGAAAATGCTAAGGCAGTCAAGGCTACAATGGCTGTTTTTTTCATCATGTCTCCTCCTCGTATACATCAGCATCGCTTGAATAAAAACCTCAATGAACGATAATGAAAACCTTTATCATTTGTGTTTAGGTGTATTATAATTAAATTAAAAAATAAGTTGTGTATCCCAGGTTACACACATTGGAGATGGAGCTAAAAATGGAGAATTTTTTCCCGGCGATCGCCAGTTGCCCGCTGTTTAAAAACTGCAGCCGCTCGGACCTGGAGCGGTTTCTGGAACAGGCCGGCTACAAAATCGGCAATTATAGAAAAAACCAGTTCATTTTCAGAATGGACCAGCCGATCACCGATGTGGGGATTATCCTCAAAGGCAGTGTCGAGGTGCAGAAGATCTTCCCGTCAGGCAAGGTTGTTAACCTGATCTGTAAGGAAAAAGGCGAATTATTCGCCGAAGGCACGATATTCTCCAGCCTGCCGGCCTATCCGTGCCAGGTCATAGCCCGGGCCACCACGGACGTTATGCTGCTTCCCAAACAATATCTGATCAGGGCCCTGGCTGACAACAGCGTGCTGCTGGCCAATTTTCTGGCCCTTATGGCCGACAAGCTTGTTTTTTTGAACAAAAAAATTGAGCTGTTGTCCTATTGCTCAATTCAAAGCAAAATTGCTTATTCGTTAGTGCATTGTATTGCCACCGCCGGCAATGCCGGCGTCATCAAGCTGCCGTATACGCAAAAAGCGTGGGCCGAGCATTTGAATGTGTCGCGCCCGTCCCTGTGCCGCGAGCTGAAAAACCTGTGCCAGGCCAAGATTCTCCTGGCCGACAAAGGAACAATCACCATTTTGCGGCAGGACAAACTAGAGGCACTGCTAAATGAATAAGCTGCAATAATAACACCGGCTTGGGCAAAATCGACGGAAACCTGGCCGCAACCGACGGCAGCCAGCATTATTTGCCAGTCCTCTTGCTCCGGCCCCGTGAGCTGAATACCAGTTCATACGAATGGTCGATCAACCCTTTGGTCTCCGCCGCGGGTATAGTTCCATTAAGCAACAGTGTGTTCCAGTGGCGTTTATTTAGGTGATACCCGGGAATAACGGCCGGATATTGCTGTCGCAACAGCTCAGAATAGTTGGGCTCGCATTTTAACGACAGAATATCCTGCCCCTGCCAGCGTGACAGCAGGGCAAAAATTTTACCGGCAACTCTGATGACAATGATGCCGGGGCCAAAAGGGTAATCCTCAATGGCTCCCAGTTTAGTCAGGCAATAGCAATAACATTCTTTAGAGTTCACAATTTCTCTCCTTTCTGCGGTTTGTCAGACTGACCCGCTGGCCGGGTTAAATCAGGGCTTTTTCCGCCGGCAGCGAGAAAAATGGGTGAGGCAAAACAAAAATCCACCCTATCCGATGATTGTGGATACGGCTGATTTGTGTTTTGCCTCTGTGATAAAGGTCCGTCCTCACTCATAGGATTAGCCGGTTTCATTAGCCTGTATGATAATTATAATCCTTTTTGGCGGTGATTAACAGTATTTTCAAATACAGAAGGTTATATCCCGGCCAACAAAACAAGCTGATATTGGAAAAAGCTCTCTGAACAAGAATCCGTTTCTGTTCAAAGAGCTCAGGCACCCAGAGTATTAATTTATGTCAATATGAAATTAACTGTTTTGTTGCTAGGCGCTGCCCTATAATACAGCTTTCCGCTAATGCAGCTATTCCGCACAAGAGTAAGGTACAATGGTTACCGGGCAACCGGCAGCGTTGACCACCCCATAGCTGACGCTGCCCAATACCCCGCCCAGCACCGGATGCATGCCCCGGGACCCCATAACAATCATCCGCATACCGGTGGTGGCACAGCCGGGCAGAACCGTATTGCCGGCCATTGCTTCCAGGCAAATCTGCTCTTTGGCATCACCGATCCGTAACCGGAGCTCATAGTCTATACCGGCCTCATCCAGTATCTTTCGCGCCGGGGCGGCAGTCTCTTCAAACAGCTGCTCCTGATACTCGCGGATTGTATTCTCTTTGAAAAACATTTTCGTATGGACGGTCTGAAAACTAGGCTGAACGTTGAGGACAATCAGTTTTTCCTGCAGCAGTTTCGCCATAGTAATTGCCAGTTGCAGCGCTTCGGTGGCATTCCTGGACCCATCGAACGGAACAAGGATATCTTTCTTCATAAAAACCTCCCGCTTTCCAGTCTCTTGTTTTATGGTAATTCGCCGCAGCCGCCGATTCTCCTTTTTGGCAAGAAACAGAAATTGAAACGCTGAGAAATTATAATTAATGTTTCGGCTTATAATAACGTTCCAATCCTATCTTCCACCAGCTCGACTATTTTTTGCGAATGGATCAGATTCTTCAAGGTATTGATATGAGGGTAAAGGTAGATATCTTCACTCATAACCGGCACGGTAAGGGCAATCTCCCCCAAGACAGCCTGAGCTGCAGTGGCCGGCAGTCTGTCCCCGTCTATGAATTGATGCGCCTGATATACAGACAATAGTTCAATTGCCAGGATAAATTCCAGTTTTTCCACAACCTGTCGCGCTTTCTTAACCGCATTATAGCCCATCGCCACATAATCTTCCTGATTGCCGCAGGTTGGTATCCCGTCAATGGTTGCCGGATGGGACAGGATCTTCATATCATTCAATAAGCCCGCCTGGGTATACTGTGGTATCATCAACCCGGAATTAAGGCCCGGTTTCCTGATAAGAAACCAGGGGTAGCCGGAGAGACTGCCGTCTACCAGCCGGTTATTTCGCCGCTCGGACATCTTGGCAAGAACGGTGGCGGCAATGCAGGCTGAGTCCAGTTCAATGCCCACATAGGAGGAATCCGCGTTGCAGCCGGAGATAGCTTCGCCGTCAGCGCCTTCGGGCCAGAGAATCGGGTTATCACAGCAAGAATTTATTTCTATTTCAATGGTTTTTAACGCATCTTTCAGAGTTTTCTTGGCAGCCCCGTGCAGTTGAGGTATACACCGCAGCGACAGCGCATCCTGCAAGCGGTAATCCCGGAAATGCGCCGCAATCTCCGAATCCTGCAGCACATTTCTTACATTAGCCGCTGTGCTGCGTTGGTCCTCATGCGGCCGGACGCTCATCAGCCTGTCATCAAAAGCGCGCGTAGTCCCTTTCAGGACTTCCAGCGTCAGCGCACCGATGATATCCGCGCTTTTTGCCGCATTTAGCATGTCATATAAGGCCAGCGAACCAATGGCCGTGACGCTGGTTGTGCCGGAAACCAGCACTAAGCCTTCCTTGGCCGCCAACACGGTTGGGGTAAGCCCTACCCGCCGCAGCGCTTCCTTGGCCGGCAGTAGTTCTCCGGCCACATAAGCCTGCCCTTCACCAATCAGCACCAACGCCATATGTGCTTCCGGGCTGAGATAACCGACAGATCCCTCCCCGGGGGCGAACGGTGTCAGACCAAGGTTTAGAAATTGCCGGTACAGCTCTACGGTTTCCAGCCGCGCCCCACAAAAGCCCTGGCCGACATTTTGCAAGACCATAAACATAGTCGCCCGCACTTCTTCCACTGATAAGGGCGAACCCACTGAGGTTGCGTGTGATATGACAATGTTTCTTTGCAGCTGGGCCGTTTCCGCCGGTGAAATCACCTGGGTGCAAAGGGCCCCGAAGCCGGTGGTGATACCATACATCACCCGGCCCTCACCGATCCATTTTTCCACCAACCCCCGGGCTTGGTTTACTCGCTGACAATACGCCTCAGAAAACTCCACCCTGGCACCAAAACGGGCAACCGCCACCAATTCTTTCATGGTCACCCGGCCGCCAAGAACCACTGTTGGCGTATTACGGGCATCTTTTTTTTCCACCATGTCTACTGCCTCCAGTGAAGGGGAAAAAACTGCCGTCTTTCCCCCTCCCATAATGTGCTGATCCTACTCTTCTACTTTATCGATGAAAAATACTTTAATAGCCGAAATCACTTGCAAAACAAAGATAAACAGTACCATAAACCCGCCGGCTGCCGCCAGGAATTTAACGCCGTCAACCCCCTGGGCGCCGCCGGCATAGGCAACCATAAAGAAAGAAATGGCTCCTATCGAAATACCCCACAGGCATTTTTGCCACAACGGCGGTTCTTCATCATGCTTGGAGTTTTTCGTGCATATCGACGCAATAGTGGTTGTCATTGCATCAGCGGCAGTGGAAAACGAAATGATAAGTGTAATCATAACTACCGGTATAAGAATAAAACCTAACGGCAAATTGGCCAGGAAAGCCCACAAGCCGGCCACCGCCCCGCTGGCTTTAATTGTGGCGATCAGGTCCACTACGCCTTTCATCTGCCA contains:
- a CDS encoding FecCD family ABC transporter permease, with product MAKITEQSVASIKFSLLIMVLVAIFFLSFLIGRYPIAPDIALGILLSKIIHLTPFWTEDMEIIMLKIRLPRITAAILVGAALSASGAAYQGMFRNPMVSPGILGVTAGASFGAALAILLSLNAVGIQLAAFAFGLLAVTATYLITLWLGKKGETILIMILAGIIIGTLFTSFVSLIKYVADPNDALPAITYWLMGSLAAVNNRDVYLAAVPIVAGLFVLTLLRWNLNVMSFGDEEAKALGINTVRLRIIVVVCATMVTASAVAISGVIGLVGLVVPHLSRLLVGPNYKILLPVAIVMGSIFMLLVDDLARTMFAVEVPLGILTSIIGAPFFLYLLLHTRKGWA
- a CDS encoding energy transducer TonB; amino-acid sequence: MTQKRWGIALCLSATVHLMLVAGISFFYLRDKPEALAEPLLPIEVELGEYNVEDDPADAPVQAAAPNPRPSRPAPVAISRLAPESAPVFADTAPTAAPKAVKEKMPVQEKAGQAGNGTGSASQSDSGHGHDAQGSSPYGGAGRLPYVIEGPPPPYPEEARLRGWEGTVRVRVLVLEKGTVGDMAIVQSSGYRSVDQSAVSGLRRWRFSPAYQGGRPVPAWVVVPVVFQLE
- a CDS encoding [Fe-Fe] hydrogenase large subunit C-terminal domain-containing protein → MFCGISKTAGRQRAASRAMTRPQRQTEITLAGHRCRTCRLCLEACPLSSGRSRPGCLSVQPIVSQDCITCGACFRRCPHQAVDYQDDIQAFLAELTAGKPLALLVAPAVQRHFPAYRRLFGYLQTLGVTAFYNVLLRADITIWAYVHILRRNRGTPYISSPCAAVNNYIIKHAPRLQAHLLPVYSPLQCAAIYLKKYAAVREQLAFLSPCIAKRGEIRLNRPQPYGIEYSVTIGRLQQYLHAAGIDLNRYDPVDFTDAGEGNGQTLGAYGGICECLAGHLPPGSYQKISGTGSVYPFLADYQQALAKKYPLPTLTEVYNCAGGCDRGTGVGAYLSNIETPGGRQPDQNQAQTAAAIFSRFDRELNVADFIRI
- a CDS encoding TonB-dependent receptor plug domain-containing protein; translated protein: MMKKTAIVALTALAFSAAPTYAQAVDPEEFALEEVVVTATKTDMKKKTVPASVEVITREDINARGAHTLKDIISTAAGVSMIRSTGRDAVSIRGFESWFSMILIDGKRISSEIDQSYELERIALANVERIEIVRGPVSSLYGTDAMGGVVNIITKRAAAPAFSASLGHGANSRGDRGGKDRYHFTYDSGLQGKTGVTLSGSRLENNASFKSNGTTYAPYGERENISTSVDYRLTEDETITLTAAYMSEDTQEYAYKETPAGNTRMRIHDQNKRYDYSLSYNKQETATNSVFLRAYLSEYYKKSDIYNAASGQFMNFGDSHRTLPGFEARLTRAAGDRHILTYGGEYRPEKFRGTAVKTGQKIFSVNHGGKVLTGSGIDLDYSALYIQDQWQVSPKLLAVSSLRYDDSNRFESNLSPKLGLTYEASGESRLKLNVAKGFRTPTPNQLYISSSVKRNDDFVTLIGNDQLRSEKSNSYELSLEQDWGKATGKLTYFVNKLDNMIEEDWLSSSQVTYQNIDKATLQGVEAELSYPLSATLAWTANYTNLDATDDQNNSRLTNRARHKLASRLAYDDHDSVRASLWCEFYGDFLYDAGAGASKNKSYSLWNLNLEKALTPNYTFSVGVENLLNKKDEDLSLQGAFVYSEIRLKF
- a CDS encoding Crp/Fnr family transcriptional regulator; translation: MENFFPAIASCPLFKNCSRSDLERFLEQAGYKIGNYRKNQFIFRMDQPITDVGIILKGSVEVQKIFPSGKVVNLICKEKGELFAEGTIFSSLPAYPCQVIARATTDVMLLPKQYLIRALADNSVLLANFLALMADKLVFLNKKIELLSYCSIQSKIAYSLVHCIATAGNAGVIKLPYTQKAWAEHLNVSRPSLCRELKNLCQAKILLADKGTITILRQDKLEALLNE
- a CDS encoding MmcQ/YjbR family DNA-binding protein, coding for MNSKECYCYCLTKLGAIEDYPFGPGIIVIRVAGKIFALLSRWQGQDILSLKCEPNYSELLRQQYPAVIPGYHLNKRHWNTLLLNGTIPAAETKGLIDHSYELVFSSRGRSKRTGK
- a CDS encoding universal stress protein, which codes for MKKDILVPFDGSRNATEALQLAITMAKLLQEKLIVLNVQPSFQTVHTKMFFKENTIREYQEQLFEETAAPARKILDEAGIDYELRLRIGDAKEQICLEAMAGNTVLPGCATTGMRMIVMGSRGMHPVLGGVLGSVSYGVVNAAGCPVTIVPYSCAE
- a CDS encoding HAL/PAL/TAL family ammonia-lyase, encoding MVEKKDARNTPTVVLGGRVTMKELVAVARFGARVEFSEAYCQRVNQARGLVEKWIGEGRVMYGITTGFGALCTQVISPAETAQLQRNIVISHATSVGSPLSVEEVRATMFMVLQNVGQGFCGARLETVELYRQFLNLGLTPFAPGEGSVGYLSPEAHMALVLIGEGQAYVAGELLPAKEALRRVGLTPTVLAAKEGLVLVSGTTSVTAIGSLALYDMLNAAKSADIIGALTLEVLKGTTRAFDDRLMSVRPHEDQRSTAANVRNVLQDSEIAAHFRDYRLQDALSLRCIPQLHGAAKKTLKDALKTIEIEINSCCDNPILWPEGADGEAISGCNADSSYVGIELDSACIAATVLAKMSERRNNRLVDGSLSGYPWFLIRKPGLNSGLMIPQYTQAGLLNDMKILSHPATIDGIPTCGNQEDYVAMGYNAVKKARQVVEKLEFILAIELLSVYQAHQFIDGDRLPATAAQAVLGEIALTVPVMSEDIYLYPHINTLKNLIHSQKIVELVEDRIGTLL